One region of Baekduia soli genomic DNA includes:
- a CDS encoding CaiB/BaiF CoA transferase family protein — protein MNDEVAVNPTASPAAGVQQGPMVGVRVIELGVLLAGPFVGRILGDFGAEIIKVESPQRGDTLRDWGTAHYEGRGLWWPVQSRNKKLITLNLRVEEGQELLKRLVAESDVLVENFRPGTLERWNLSPEQLWEINPGLVIARVSGYGQTGPYAGRAGFASAGEAMGGLRYINGTPGEAPPRLGISLGDSLAAMFAAQGVLMALYHRDARGGKGQVIDASIMESCFSLLESMVPEYDRLGVVREPSGTFLSGIAPSNVYKSRDGKWVVIAANAENLWMRLCTVMDREDMLTDERFATHRARGENATELDRIVAEWAAERDATEIDRVLNDAGVVCGPVYSIADIFQDPQYAAREAIVQMHDPEVGELKAPAVHPKLSETPGAAVWTGPWEMGLHNAEIYGGLLGIDDAELARLKEADVV, from the coding sequence GTGAACGACGAGGTCGCCGTCAACCCGACCGCTTCACCCGCGGCCGGCGTGCAGCAGGGCCCGATGGTGGGCGTCCGGGTCATCGAGCTCGGCGTGCTGCTGGCCGGGCCGTTCGTCGGGCGCATCCTGGGCGACTTCGGGGCCGAGATCATCAAGGTCGAGTCCCCCCAGCGCGGCGACACCCTCCGCGACTGGGGCACCGCGCACTACGAGGGCCGCGGCCTGTGGTGGCCGGTGCAGTCGCGCAACAAGAAGCTCATCACGCTGAACCTCCGCGTCGAGGAGGGCCAGGAGCTGCTCAAGCGCCTCGTCGCCGAGAGCGACGTCCTCGTCGAGAACTTCCGCCCCGGCACGCTCGAGCGCTGGAACCTCTCCCCCGAGCAGCTCTGGGAGATCAACCCGGGTCTGGTCATCGCCCGCGTCTCGGGCTACGGGCAGACGGGCCCCTACGCCGGGCGCGCGGGCTTCGCCTCGGCCGGCGAGGCGATGGGCGGCCTGCGCTACATCAACGGCACGCCGGGCGAGGCGCCGCCGCGGCTGGGCATCTCGCTCGGCGACTCGCTGGCGGCGATGTTCGCCGCCCAGGGCGTCCTCATGGCGCTCTACCACCGCGACGCGCGAGGCGGCAAGGGCCAGGTCATCGACGCCTCCATCATGGAGAGCTGCTTCAGCCTGCTGGAGTCGATGGTGCCCGAGTACGACCGGCTCGGCGTCGTGCGCGAGCCCTCGGGCACGTTCCTCAGCGGGATCGCGCCGTCCAACGTCTACAAGTCGCGCGACGGCAAGTGGGTCGTGATCGCCGCCAACGCCGAGAACCTGTGGATGCGGCTGTGCACGGTCATGGACCGCGAGGACATGCTGACCGACGAGCGCTTCGCCACCCACCGCGCCCGCGGTGAGAACGCGACGGAGCTCGACCGCATCGTCGCCGAGTGGGCCGCCGAGCGCGACGCCACGGAGATCGACCGCGTGCTCAACGACGCAGGCGTCGTCTGTGGGCCGGTCTACAGCATCGCCGACATCTTCCAGGACCCGCAGTACGCCGCGCGCGAGGCGATCGTCCAGATGCACGATCCCGAGGTCGGCGAGCTCAAGGCTCCCGCGGTGCACCCCAAGCTGTCGGAGACCCCGGGCGCCGCGGTCTGGACCGGCCCGTGGGAGATGGGCCTGCACAACGCCGAGATCTACGGCGGCCTGCTCGGCATCGACGATGCCGAGCTCGCCCGCCTCAAGGAGGCCGACGTCGTATGA
- a CDS encoding SDR family NAD(P)-dependent oxidoreductase, translating to MSSRLEGKVALVTGAGSGIGRQTALRFAQEGARVVAVDLRGDTAAETADLIAQDGGEATSGQMDVTRSAEIRAGVDEAIARFGGVDIVVNNAGITITGAAHDMDEDDWDRELAINLKSVYLVSKALWPHFVERGGGSIVSTASIAGLWAIPDDAAYCASKAAVIMLTKCLALDGAKAGIRANCVCPGFIQTPMIEGYFSDQEDPDASREFAVKLHPLGRLGDPLDIADGFVYLASDEARWVTGTALTVDGGLTSGIWGG from the coding sequence ATGAGCAGCAGGCTCGAGGGCAAGGTGGCGCTGGTCACGGGCGCCGGTTCCGGGATCGGCCGCCAGACGGCGCTGCGCTTCGCCCAGGAGGGGGCCAGGGTCGTGGCCGTCGACCTGCGCGGCGACACCGCCGCCGAGACGGCCGACCTCATCGCCCAGGACGGCGGCGAGGCGACGTCGGGCCAGATGGACGTGACGCGCAGCGCCGAGATCCGCGCGGGCGTCGACGAGGCGATCGCGCGCTTCGGCGGTGTCGACATCGTGGTCAACAACGCCGGCATCACGATCACCGGCGCGGCGCACGACATGGACGAGGACGACTGGGACCGCGAGCTGGCGATCAACCTCAAGAGCGTCTACCTGGTCTCCAAGGCGCTGTGGCCGCACTTCGTGGAGCGGGGCGGCGGGTCCATCGTGTCGACCGCGTCCATCGCCGGCCTGTGGGCGATCCCCGACGACGCCGCCTACTGCGCGTCCAAGGCCGCCGTGATCATGCTGACCAAGTGCCTGGCCCTCGACGGCGCCAAGGCGGGCATCCGGGCCAACTGCGTCTGCCCGGGCTTCATCCAGACGCCGATGATCGAGGGCTACTTCTCCGACCAGGAGGACCCCGACGCCTCGCGCGAGTTCGCCGTCAAGCTGCACCCGCTGGGCCGACTCGGCGACCCGCTGGACATCGCCGACGGCTTCGTCTACCTGGCCTCCGACGAGGCGCGCTGGGTCACGGGCACCGCGCTGACGGTCGACGGCGGCCTGACCTCGGGCATCTGGGGCGGCTGA
- a CDS encoding isocitrate lyase/PEP mutase family protein gives MSEAPNLRERLQDPRILVAMGVHDGLTARIAQQLGFEAFYHGGYAAAAHHHGLPDIGMVGLEEMVESVRRVTNVSTTPVIVDCDTAYGAIPGVKRTVHEMERAGAGAIQIEDQVFPKKCGHMEGKQVIAVDEMVLKIRAAVATRHDPSMLIIARTDALQPLGLDEAIDRCNAYAEAGADLAFVDAPGSREQLAEIARRVDVPSVANMSETGKTPALTADELQEMGYRVVIFPATQTWVFARAYEEVCRELLRTGTTAGYADRFASFDDVNALLGLEELQRVE, from the coding sequence ATGAGCGAAGCACCGAACCTCCGCGAGCGCCTCCAGGACCCGCGGATCCTCGTGGCCATGGGCGTCCACGACGGCCTGACCGCGCGGATCGCCCAACAGCTCGGCTTCGAGGCCTTCTACCACGGCGGCTACGCCGCGGCCGCCCACCATCACGGGCTCCCCGACATCGGCATGGTCGGCCTGGAGGAGATGGTCGAGAGCGTGCGCCGCGTCACCAACGTCTCCACGACCCCGGTGATCGTCGACTGCGACACGGCGTACGGCGCGATCCCCGGCGTCAAGCGCACCGTGCACGAGATGGAGCGGGCCGGCGCCGGCGCGATCCAGATCGAGGACCAGGTCTTCCCGAAGAAGTGCGGGCACATGGAGGGCAAGCAGGTCATCGCGGTCGACGAGATGGTGCTCAAGATCCGCGCCGCCGTCGCGACGCGCCACGACCCGTCGATGCTCATCATCGCCCGCACCGACGCGCTGCAGCCCCTCGGCCTCGACGAGGCCATCGACCGCTGCAACGCCTACGCGGAGGCCGGTGCCGACCTCGCGTTCGTCGACGCGCCCGGCAGCCGCGAGCAGCTGGCCGAGATCGCCCGCCGCGTCGACGTGCCGTCGGTGGCCAACATGTCCGAGACCGGCAAGACCCCGGCGCTGACCGCCGACGAGCTGCAGGAGATGGGCTACCGGGTCGTCATCTTCCCCGCCACCCAGACCTGGGTGTTCGCCCGCGCCTACGAGGAGGTCTGCCGCGAACTGCTGCGCACGGGCACGACCGCGGGCTACGCCGACCGCTTCGCGTCGTTCGACGACGTCAACGCGCTGCTGGGCCTCGAGGAGCTGCAGCGCGTCGAGTGA
- a CDS encoding LeuD/DmdB family oxidoreductase small subunit, which translates to MSDVITGRAVVLGDDVNTDNIIPGPYLNITDPEELGRHLLETYDAAVGAAVAPGDILVGGRNFGMGSSREQAQVAIMARGVQAIVAGSFARIFLRNCINVGLAVAESPEAVAAIADGDELRIDFTAGTITRGDDTWTIPPRPPFVGEILEAGGLVGWAQERLRRTSSTQGRR; encoded by the coding sequence ATGAGCGACGTGATCACCGGCCGCGCCGTCGTGCTCGGCGACGACGTCAACACCGACAACATCATCCCCGGGCCCTACCTGAACATCACCGATCCGGAGGAGCTCGGTCGTCACCTCCTGGAGACCTACGACGCCGCGGTCGGCGCGGCCGTGGCCCCCGGCGACATCCTGGTGGGCGGGCGCAACTTCGGGATGGGCTCCTCGCGCGAGCAGGCCCAGGTCGCGATCATGGCACGCGGCGTGCAGGCCATCGTCGCCGGCAGCTTCGCGCGCATCTTCCTGCGCAACTGCATCAACGTCGGCCTCGCCGTGGCCGAGTCCCCGGAGGCGGTCGCCGCCATCGCCGACGGCGACGAGCTGCGCATCGACTTCACCGCCGGCACCATCACGCGCGGCGACGACACCTGGACCATTCCGCCGCGGCCGCCGTTCGTCGGCGAGATCCTGGAGGCCGGCGGTCTCGTCGGCTGGGCCCAGGAGCGCCTGCGCCGGACCTCCTCGACCCAAGGACGACGATGA
- a CDS encoding 3-isopropylmalate dehydratase large subunit has translation MTAPWTVAQKILAAHGVQDLTPGAFGLARVDLVMTNDVSGSVALREFEKIGARRVFDPSRVALFADHFAPAKDVRSAQLVGRLRRFAREQGIEQYWEAGSTPNGGIEHTVLAEEGLIAPGDFIPGGDSHSCTYGAFGAFGTGVGSTDIAAALALGELWVRVPQTIRVEYRGTAGPQVTGKDLILAYLAQSGVAGGTYAALEFAGPPIDATSIDERMALCNMAVEAGAKTGIVPADATTLAWLADKVTGRPLEPVLPDEGASYAGRAQIDLDGMRPLVARPPSPADVVPVDTVDRVRVDQVYVGNCANGTMTDLRQLCEVLGGRRVARGTRLIVVPASQRVYRQALKEGLLEQIVEAGGAISMPTCGACFGGHMGILDAGEVAVATTNRNFRGRMGHADSAVYLANAYVAGAAAVSGELVDPAEVMA, from the coding sequence ATGACCGCACCGTGGACCGTGGCCCAGAAGATCCTCGCCGCCCACGGGGTGCAGGACCTGACGCCCGGCGCCTTCGGCCTGGCCCGCGTCGATCTCGTCATGACCAACGACGTCTCGGGCTCGGTGGCGCTGCGCGAGTTCGAGAAGATCGGCGCGCGGCGGGTGTTCGACCCCTCGCGCGTCGCGCTGTTCGCCGATCACTTCGCCCCCGCCAAGGACGTCCGCAGCGCCCAGCTCGTCGGCCGCCTGCGCCGCTTCGCGCGCGAGCAGGGCATCGAGCAGTACTGGGAGGCCGGCAGCACCCCCAACGGCGGCATCGAGCACACCGTGCTGGCCGAGGAGGGCCTCATCGCCCCGGGCGACTTCATCCCGGGCGGGGACTCCCACAGCTGCACCTACGGGGCTTTCGGGGCCTTCGGCACCGGCGTGGGCTCGACGGACATCGCCGCCGCGCTGGCCCTCGGCGAGCTGTGGGTCCGCGTCCCGCAGACCATCCGGGTCGAGTACCGCGGCACCGCCGGGCCGCAGGTCACCGGCAAGGACCTCATCCTCGCCTACCTCGCGCAGTCGGGCGTGGCGGGCGGCACGTACGCCGCGCTGGAGTTCGCCGGGCCGCCCATCGACGCGACGAGCATCGACGAGCGCATGGCGCTGTGCAACATGGCCGTCGAGGCCGGCGCCAAGACCGGGATCGTGCCCGCCGACGCCACGACGCTGGCGTGGCTGGCCGACAAGGTCACCGGCCGGCCGCTGGAGCCCGTCCTGCCCGACGAGGGGGCCTCCTACGCCGGGCGCGCGCAGATCGACCTGGACGGCATGCGCCCGCTCGTCGCGCGCCCGCCCTCGCCGGCCGACGTCGTGCCGGTCGACACCGTCGACCGCGTACGGGTCGACCAGGTCTACGTCGGCAACTGCGCCAACGGCACGATGACCGACCTGCGCCAGCTCTGCGAGGTGCTGGGCGGCCGCCGCGTCGCGCGCGGGACGCGGCTCATCGTCGTGCCCGCGAGCCAGCGCGTGTACCGCCAGGCGCTGAAGGAGGGCCTGCTGGAGCAGATCGTCGAGGCCGGCGGGGCGATCTCCATGCCGACCTGCGGGGCCTGCTTCGGGGGCCACATGGGCATCCTGGACGCCGGGGAGGTGGCCGTGGCCACGACGAACCGCAACTTCCGCGGCAGGATGGGGCATGCCGACTCGGCGGTCTACCTGGCCAACGCCTACGTCGCGGGCGCCGCCGCGGTCTCGGGCGAACTGGTGGACCCGGCGGAGGTGATGGCATGA
- a CDS encoding aspartate/glutamate racemase family protein, producing the protein MRIKYIIPFPFDDAGVKARAAQVPDDLLGPGVTIDFVPVRNSCFLLDSYYESILFDAYVAEAGLQAEDEGYDAVVMDTVSDSGLQILRSRLTIPVIGPGQVAFHLAGLLGQKFSVITMWDTWRFFYRKLFKEYGLTENVASIRAVNIPPDVEALFAGKEEEMYEKLAAEAMKAIESDGADVIVIGSTTMHQAASYLTEHLPVPVINPGPAAVAFAETIVRLGLSHSKVAYPSPGTIQDEKFFSMIGADGGTRTAAG; encoded by the coding sequence GTGCGGATCAAGTACATCATCCCGTTCCCGTTCGACGACGCGGGGGTCAAGGCCCGCGCCGCCCAGGTCCCTGACGACCTCCTCGGGCCGGGGGTCACCATCGACTTCGTGCCGGTGCGCAACAGCTGCTTCCTGCTGGACTCCTACTACGAGTCGATCCTCTTCGACGCCTACGTCGCCGAGGCCGGCCTCCAGGCCGAGGACGAGGGCTACGACGCCGTCGTCATGGACACCGTCTCGGACTCCGGCCTGCAGATCCTGCGCTCGCGGCTGACGATCCCGGTCATCGGGCCCGGCCAGGTCGCGTTCCACCTCGCCGGCCTGCTCGGCCAGAAGTTCTCGGTCATCACGATGTGGGACACGTGGCGGTTCTTCTACCGCAAGCTCTTCAAGGAGTACGGGCTGACGGAGAACGTCGCCTCGATCCGTGCCGTGAACATCCCGCCCGACGTCGAGGCGCTGTTCGCCGGCAAGGAGGAGGAGATGTACGAGAAGCTCGCTGCCGAGGCGATGAAGGCCATCGAGTCCGACGGCGCCGACGTCATCGTGATCGGCTCGACCACGATGCACCAGGCCGCGTCGTACCTGACCGAGCACCTGCCCGTGCCCGTGATCAACCCGGGACCGGCGGCCGTCGCCTTCGCCGAGACGATCGTGCGCCTGGGCCTCAGCCACTCCAAGGTCGCCTACCCCTCCCCCGGCACGATCCAGGACGAGAAGTTCTTCTCCATGATCGGCGCCGACGGCGGCACGCGCACGGCGGCGGGCTGA
- a CDS encoding FadR/GntR family transcriptional regulator → MSEPIDNGSSEERRARVVSRLAPAEPPSAATPVKRVRKAYEQVYDQLRDLIMRGELRRGARLPNEAVLASEFGVSRGTVREALRVLAAQNLIRTAKGAGGGSFVTLPTVDHISTFLQANISLLSESEDVTLSEFLEARELLEVFAARQCAARRSEEDLERLRETIVDDPTILGSQQHYVYNKDFHTAVVDGCGNALICIAAQPVFSVLQTRLSREEMSDRFARRLNDDHRAILGAIEAGDSDAAGEEMRKHMAYLSRTYKKMWRGTSRPE, encoded by the coding sequence GTGTCCGAGCCCATCGACAACGGGAGCAGCGAGGAGCGGCGGGCGCGCGTGGTCTCCCGGCTCGCGCCGGCCGAGCCGCCGTCGGCGGCCACGCCCGTCAAGCGGGTGCGCAAGGCCTACGAGCAGGTCTACGACCAGCTGCGCGACCTCATCATGCGGGGCGAGCTGCGTCGCGGCGCGCGCCTGCCCAACGAGGCGGTCCTGGCCAGCGAGTTCGGCGTCAGCCGCGGCACCGTCCGCGAGGCGCTGCGGGTGCTGGCCGCCCAGAACCTCATCCGGACGGCCAAGGGGGCCGGCGGCGGCAGCTTCGTCACGCTGCCGACCGTCGACCACATCTCGACGTTCCTGCAGGCGAACATCAGCCTGCTCTCGGAGTCCGAGGACGTGACGCTCAGCGAGTTCCTCGAGGCGCGCGAGCTGCTCGAGGTCTTCGCCGCGCGCCAGTGCGCCGCGCGGCGCAGCGAGGAGGACCTGGAGCGCCTGCGCGAGACGATCGTCGACGACCCCACGATCCTCGGCAGCCAGCAGCACTACGTCTACAACAAGGACTTCCACACCGCCGTCGTCGACGGCTGCGGCAACGCGCTCATCTGCATCGCCGCCCAGCCCGTGTTCTCCGTGCTGCAGACGCGGCTGAGCCGCGAGGAGATGAGCGACCGGTTCGCCCGGCGCCTCAACGACGACCACCGGGCGATCCTCGGTGCGATCGAGGCCGGCGACAGCGACGCGGCCGGCGAGGAGATGCGCAAGCACATGGCCTACCTCAGCCGCACGTACAAGAAGATGTGGCGCGGCACCTCCCGCCCGGAGTAG